In one window of Mercurialis annua linkage group LG4, ddMerAnnu1.2, whole genome shotgun sequence DNA:
- the LOC126679102 gene encoding F-box protein CPR1-like isoform X1, whose protein sequence is MSEPIPPELVTEILIRSQVDTLLRCRSVSKQWRSIIDDPDFISQHMNHSTKTNTNKSLFFKGVTNGDLFHLDLDSLHRSGSIQFRDQPKELCNTYELVVGSCNGLLCSTSLRTGVFSIQNPSTRKHYSFPSFLPSNCISKEGHGFGYDSVTGDYKVAAIVIVELLGIIQAQIFIGNVRTKACTVTQLPYMVSIRRDYMGVLVNGTLHWLVDTFYDDGRSARHVIMGLDLETEEFQEVSHPGRNESFDIDMYIGVLGTWLCVFVDHSKAGIDVWVMKEYRVQESWTKLFMIPFDVLSSNSCQIASLGFSKTGSEILLEVDCSRLVWYEIEGKKAVDITVQGLKNTPFMTVLCLRSLVPLDASVVGFDVDKLKQSQNSKQQKKKKDDFLSMGFKLKL, encoded by the exons ATGTCGGAACCAATCCCACCGGAACTGGTAACCGAAATACTGATCCGGTCACAAGTAGACACGCTACTACGCTGCAGGTCAGTCTCAAAACAATGGCGTAGCATAATTGACGATCCAGATTTCATCAGTCAACACATGAACCATTCCACTAAAACTAACACTAACAAATCCCTTTTCTTCAAAGGAGTAACTAACGGCGACTTATTTCATCTGGACTTGGATAGTCTACATCGCAGTGGGTCCATCCAATTCCGTGACCAGCCGAAGGAACTGTGCAACACATACGAGTTAGTAGTGGGGTCATGCAATGGTTTACTCTGTAGCACAAGTCTGAGAACCGGTGTTTTTTCGATACAGAATCCTTCCACTAGAAAACACTACTCTTTTCCAAGCTTTTTGCCGTCTAATTGCATTAGTAAAGAAGGGCATGGATTTGGGTATGATAGTGTCACCGGTGATTACAAGGTTGCTGCGATTGTGATAGTTGAGCTATTGGGTATAATCCAAGCTCAGATTTTTATCGGTAATGTAAGAACAAAAGCATGTACTGTTACTCAATTGCCTTACATGGTTAGCATACGGAGGGATTATATGGGTGTTCTTGTTAATGGAACTCTGCATTGGCTTGTGGATACATTCTATGATGATGGTCGTAGCGCGAGACATGTAATTATGGGTTTGGATCTTGAAACTGAAGAATTTCAAGAAGTATCGCATCCTGGGAGAAATGAGAGTTTTGATATTGATATGTATATTGGGGTTTTAGGAACATGGTTATGCGTGTTTGTGGATCATTCTAAAGCTGGAATTGATGTCTGGGTTATGAAAGAATACAGGGTTCAAGAATCTTGGACTAAGCTTTTTATGATCCCTTTTGATGTTTTGAGCTCTAATTCTTGCCAAATTGCTTCTCTCGGTTTCTCGAAGACGGGTTCAGAAATTCTGTTGGAAGTGGATTGTAGCAGGCTTGTTTGGTATGAGATTGAAGGAAAAAAGGCGGTAGATATTACCGTTCAAGGATTAAAAAATACCCCATTTATGACCGTTCTTTGCTTGAGAAGTCTTGTTCCACTAGATGCAAGTGTTGTAGGATTTGATGTTGATAAGCTCAAACAATCACAGAATTCAAAAcaacaaaagaagaaaaa GGATGATTTCTTGTCCATGGGATTCAAGCTCAAACTGTAG
- the LOC126679102 gene encoding F-box protein CPR1-like isoform X2 translates to MSEPIPPELVTEILIRSQVDTLLRCSLHRSGSIQFRDQPKELCNTYELVVGSCNGLLCSTSLRTGVFSIQNPSTRKHYSFPSFLPSNCISKEGHGFGYDSVTGDYKVAAIVIVELLGIIQAQIFIGNVRTKACTVTQLPYMVSIRRDYMGVLVNGTLHWLVDTFYDDGRSARHVIMGLDLETEEFQEVSHPGRNESFDIDMYIGVLGTWLCVFVDHSKAGIDVWVMKEYRVQESWTKLFMIPFDVLSSNSCQIASLGFSKTGSEILLEVDCSRLVWYEIEGKKAVDITVQGLKNTPFMTVLCLRSLVPLDASVVGFDVDKLKQSQNSKQQKKKKDDFLSMGFKLKL, encoded by the exons ATGTCGGAACCAATCCCACCGGAACTGGTAACCGAAATACTGATCCGGTCACAAGTAGACACGCTACTACGCTGCAG TCTACATCGCAGTGGGTCCATCCAATTCCGTGACCAGCCGAAGGAACTGTGCAACACATACGAGTTAGTAGTGGGGTCATGCAATGGTTTACTCTGTAGCACAAGTCTGAGAACCGGTGTTTTTTCGATACAGAATCCTTCCACTAGAAAACACTACTCTTTTCCAAGCTTTTTGCCGTCTAATTGCATTAGTAAAGAAGGGCATGGATTTGGGTATGATAGTGTCACCGGTGATTACAAGGTTGCTGCGATTGTGATAGTTGAGCTATTGGGTATAATCCAAGCTCAGATTTTTATCGGTAATGTAAGAACAAAAGCATGTACTGTTACTCAATTGCCTTACATGGTTAGCATACGGAGGGATTATATGGGTGTTCTTGTTAATGGAACTCTGCATTGGCTTGTGGATACATTCTATGATGATGGTCGTAGCGCGAGACATGTAATTATGGGTTTGGATCTTGAAACTGAAGAATTTCAAGAAGTATCGCATCCTGGGAGAAATGAGAGTTTTGATATTGATATGTATATTGGGGTTTTAGGAACATGGTTATGCGTGTTTGTGGATCATTCTAAAGCTGGAATTGATGTCTGGGTTATGAAAGAATACAGGGTTCAAGAATCTTGGACTAAGCTTTTTATGATCCCTTTTGATGTTTTGAGCTCTAATTCTTGCCAAATTGCTTCTCTCGGTTTCTCGAAGACGGGTTCAGAAATTCTGTTGGAAGTGGATTGTAGCAGGCTTGTTTGGTATGAGATTGAAGGAAAAAAGGCGGTAGATATTACCGTTCAAGGATTAAAAAATACCCCATTTATGACCGTTCTTTGCTTGAGAAGTCTTGTTCCACTAGATGCAAGTGTTGTAGGATTTGATGTTGATAAGCTCAAACAATCACAGAATTCAAAAcaacaaaagaagaaaaa GGATGATTTCTTGTCCATGGGATTCAAGCTCAAACTGTAG